In the genome of Propionispora hippei DSM 15287, the window ATGATGCTTTTGAAATAATTCGGTCTAAGACCGGCAAAGATCCGTTAGAGGTTTTTGACACGGCGTTGAAAAACGCTATGCCGGTACTTGAAGTTCGCGCCCGTCGTGTTGGTGGAGCTAACTATCAGGTGCCTGTAGAAGTTCGTCCTGATCGCAGATTGTCGCTGGGAATCCGTTGGTTGGTGAATTACTCCCGGGCCCGCGGTGAAAAAACAATGCGTGAAAGATTGGCGGCTGAATTGATGGATGCTGCTAATAATACGGGCGCAACGATTAAGAAAAAAGAAGATACTCATAAAATGGCGGAAGCCAATAAAGCATTTGCTCATTACCGCTGGTAACCCGGCGGCCTAATGAGGCGACAAACAGTAAGGAGTGGTAATAGTGGCCAGAAAGATTCCTCTTGAGAAAACTCGGAACATTGGCATCATGGCACATATAGACGCCGGCAAAACCACTACGACTGAGCGAATTCTGTTTTATACGGGTAGAGTACACAAAATTGGTGAAGTGCATGATGGTGCTGCGACAATGGACTGGATGGTTCAAGAGCAAGAAAGAGGGATTACAATCACCTCGGCGGCCACTACTTGTCAATGGCTAAATCATCGCATAAACATTATCGACACACCGGGACACGTGGACTTTACAGTTGAGGTAGAACGCTCGCTCAGAGTGCTTGATGGTTCGGTTGCGGTGTTTTGTGCGAAAGGCGGCGTAGAACCGCAGTCTGAAACAGTATGGCGCCAGGCTGACAAATACGGCGTTCCTCGTATGGCTTATGTCAACAAAATGGATACGATCGGTGCGGATTTCTACCGGGTGGTAGATATGATGAAGACGCGCTTGGGTGCAAACCCTGTGCCGATTCAGTTGCCGATCGGCGCTGAAGATACCTTCAAAGGTGTAGTCGACTTGGTAGAATTGAAAGCCATCGTATACACCGATGATTTGGGCAAAGTAAGTGAAGCAACGGAAATTCCTGAAGATATGCACGACGTTGTGGAAGAGTACCGTCAAAAGTTGCTGGATGCGGTTGCTGAAAGCGACGACGCATTGATGGAAAAATACCTGGAAGGCGAAGAGCTTACCCTGGAAGAAATTCAGCAGGGTATCCGCAAAGCAACGATTGATTGTAAGATGACACCGATGCTGTGCGGTTCCTCGTATAAAAACAAAGGGGTTCAGCCTCTGTTGGATGCTGTAGTGGCTTACATGCCGGCACCGACCGACATTGCCGCTATTCGCGGTGTAAACCCCGATACCGGCGAGGAAGACGAACGGGCTGCTGATGACAGCCTGCCCTTCTCGGCGTTGGCCTTCAAAATTATGGCTGACCCCTATGTGGGCAAGCTGGCCTTCTTTAGAGTGTACTCCGGTAACCTGGGCTCAGGTTCCTACGTATTCAACTCAACAAAAGGCAAGAAGGAACGTATCGGACGTATCCTGCAGATGCATGCTAACCACCGCGAAGAGATCGACACGGTATACACCGGCGACATCGCTGCTGCGGTTGGTTTGAAAGACACCACGACAGGCGACACGCTCTGCGATGAGAAAAAGCCGATTATTCTTGAATCCATGGTTTTCCCTGACCCGGTTATTCACATTGCCGTGGAACCGAAAACCAAGGCCGACCAGGATAAGATGGGCGCGGCGCTGGCCCGCCTGGCGGAAGAA includes:
- the rpsG gene encoding 30S ribosomal protein S7; amino-acid sequence: MPRKGPVPKRDVLPDPVYNSKIVTKFVNKIMMMGKKGVAENIVYDAFEIIRSKTGKDPLEVFDTALKNAMPVLEVRARRVGGANYQVPVEVRPDRRLSLGIRWLVNYSRARGEKTMRERLAAELMDAANNTGATIKKKEDTHKMAEANKAFAHYRW
- the fusA gene encoding elongation factor G, with the protein product MARKIPLEKTRNIGIMAHIDAGKTTTTERILFYTGRVHKIGEVHDGAATMDWMVQEQERGITITSAATTCQWLNHRINIIDTPGHVDFTVEVERSLRVLDGSVAVFCAKGGVEPQSETVWRQADKYGVPRMAYVNKMDTIGADFYRVVDMMKTRLGANPVPIQLPIGAEDTFKGVVDLVELKAIVYTDDLGKVSEATEIPEDMHDVVEEYRQKLLDAVAESDDALMEKYLEGEELTLEEIQQGIRKATIDCKMTPMLCGSSYKNKGVQPLLDAVVAYMPAPTDIAAIRGVNPDTGEEDERAADDSLPFSALAFKIMADPYVGKLAFFRVYSGNLGSGSYVFNSTKGKKERIGRILQMHANHREEIDTVYTGDIAAAVGLKDTTTGDTLCDEKKPIILESMVFPDPVIHIAVEPKTKADQDKMGAALARLAEEDPTFRMRTDHETGQTIISGMGELHLEIIVDRMLREFKVECNVGKPQVAYRETIKKQVKAEGKFVRQSGGRGQYGHCWLELIPQEPGTGFSFESKVVGGAIPKEYISPIEAGVKEAMESGVLAGYQMVDIKVVVYDGSYHDVDSSEMAFKIAGSMGFKAGAAKASPVILEPYMKVEVIVPEEYMGDVIGDLNSRRGRIEGMEARSGSQSIKSFVPLAEMFGYATDLRSKTQGRGNYSMEFDHYEEVPKNIAETIIAKVKGA